In the Malus domestica chromosome 16, GDT2T_hap1 genome, one interval contains:
- the LOC103433144 gene encoding probable protein S-acyltransferase 7, producing the protein MRNNDMARTQHERMHANALPQHSDSDRRIIDAPGPSLLLYQVWKGNNKFCFNGRIILGPDSRSLFLTVSLIVVPVILFCAFLSQGLIHQLPLYTGILIVALCPVLAVYVVILLLITSARDPGIIPRSLHPPEPEDDGYVSSISSDWPGSQNGPPGIPPTKEVIINGVIVKTKYCQTCMLYRPPRCSHCSICNNCVERFDHHCPWVGQCIGKRNYRFFFMFVSSTTVLCLYVFAFCWVNIMQIMDYYHCSLWRALSKSPVSGVLILYTFGVAWFVGGLTGFHLYLILTNQTTYENFRYRYNLKMNPYNRGCFSNITEVFFSEIPRSKHNFREVVKGDTSSVYTTSMPSGHPMSPEMPKASSDIEMGKRKAVAAEDLEDIQTQIDSVGGLQRCEIQPRRTKWDHKANWGSSPDIQMLAAEFGMEHGSTGRQKIEGSTNLKS; encoded by the exons ATGAGAAACAACGACATGGCCAGAACGCAGCACGAAAGAATGCACGCAAATGCTCTGCCTCAGCATTCTGACTCCGACCGTCGGATTATTGACGCCCCTGGCCCGTCCCTGCTGCTTTATCAAGTTTGGAAAGGAAACAAT AAATTTTGCTTTAATGGAAGAATTATATTGGGTCCAGATTCGAGGTCATTATTCCTTACTGTGTCCCTAATTGTGGTTCCAGTGATCCTGTTTTGCGCTTTTCTTTCGCAAGGACTAATTCATCAACTCCCGCTCTACACTGGCATTCTTATTGTGGCTTTATGTCCTGTATTAGCAGTATAT GTTGTGATTCTTCTCTTGATTACATCTGCAAGAGATCCTGGCATTATTCCTCGTAGCTTGCATCCTCCAGAACCAGAAGATGACGGCTACGTTTCTAGTATCTCTTCTGATTGGCCAGGAAGTCAGAATGGACCTCCAGGCATACCACCCACAAAAGAAGTTATCATTAATGGCGTGATAGTTAAAACCAAATATTGTCAAACATGCATGCTATATCGCCCACCCCGATGCTCTCACTGCTCTATATGCAACAACTGCGTTGAGCGTTTTGATCACCATTGCCCATGGGTGGGGCAATGTATTGGCAAA AGGAATTACAGATTCTTTTTCATGTTTGTGTCCTCCACGACCGTTCTGTGTCTCTATGTCTTTGCGTTCTGCTGGGTAAACATCATGCAGATAATGGATTATTACCATTGCAGTCTCTGGAGAGCTTTATCAAAGTCACCTGTTTCAGGAGTTCTAATTCTCTATACATTTGGAGTTGCTTGGTTTGTTGGAGGTCTCACAGGATTCCATCTCTATTTAATCCTCACTAATCAG ACAACATATGAAAACTTTCGGTATCGGTACAATCTGAAGATGAACCCTTACAATCGTGGGTGTTTTAGCAATATTACGGAAGTCTTCTTCTCTGAAATTCCAAGATCTAAACATAACTTCAGGGAAGTGGTCAAGGGCGACACTTCTTCTGTCTACACCACTTCAATGCCATCAGGCCATCCCATGAGCCCAGAGATGCCCAAAGCAAGTTCTGACATAGAAATGGGAAAACGAAAAGCTGTTGCTGCTGAAGATCTGGAGGATATACAAACTCAGATTGATAGTGTTGGTGGATTGCAGCGGTGTGAGATCCAGCCAAGACGTACAAAATGGGATCACAAAGCCAACTGGGGGAGCTCACCTGATATACAAATGTTGGCTGCGGAGTTTGGAATGGAACATGGTTCAACAGGCAGACAGAAAATTGAAGGGAGTACTAATCTGAAGAGCTAA
- the LOC103433145 gene encoding potassium transporter 5-like, with the protein MAEKVVILTEGETEEAKEITNQQLKERKGSWAKLRHVDSLNLEAGRVSMNGRHGSQVNNWQRTLSLAFQSMGIVYGDIGTSPLYVYASTFTDGIDNTDDVIGVLSLIIYTIALVPLLKYVFIVLWANDNGDGGTFALYSLMCRHAKVSLTPNNQPEDRELSNYKLETPSNELKRSQTIKKKLENSKIAKYILFLVTIMGTSMVIGDGVLTPCISVLSAVSGIKSLGSDAVVGISIAILILLFAVQQFGTDKVGFTFAPIILVWFMFIGGIGLYNLFKYDIGVLRAFNPKYIIDFFRRNGKKGWVSLGGIFLCVTGTEAMFADLGHFSVKAIQVSFSCITFPALIIAYSGQAAFLRKFPGKVENTFYDSIPDPLYWPTFIVAVAAAIIASQAMITGAFSIISQSLSLGCFPRVKVVHTSAKYEGQVYIPEINYLLMVACVIVTAAFKTTEKIGNAYGIAVVSVMVITTCLLTLIMLVIWKTSIWLIGLFFMVFFCIEVVYASAVMYKFIHGGYLPLVFSFFLMVIMGIWHYVHHQRYMFELKNKVSSEYMKQLASDPNINRVPGIGLLYSELVQGIPPIFSHFVNNIPSIHSLIVIVSIKPIPFSKVALEERFLFRQLEPRDYRMFRCVARYGYNDRMEEPKEFEEQLVENLKEFIHHEHFAHEGEITNEAVSTGQSFNAEESVQQVNQPRLSSGRILSFNTARSTSNRIVSAPVKGAPEEMQFVQEAMEKGIVYLLGETEVVAEANSSLFKRIVVNHVYSFLRKNFRQGEQIMRIPRTRLLRVGMTYEI; encoded by the exons aTGGCGGAGAAAGTGGTGATCCTGACAGAGGGGGAGACAGAAGAAGCAAAAGAAATAACGAACCAGCAACTGAAGGAGAGAAAAGGATCATGGGCAAAGTTGCGCCATGTCGACTCTCTCAATTTGGAGGCCGGAAGAGTGTCCATGAATGGAAGGCACGGCTCACAG GTAAATAACTGGCAGAGAACATTGAGTTTGGCATTTCAGAGCATGGGGATTGTGTATGGGGACATAGGGACGTCTCCGCTCTATGTGTATGCTAGCACTTTCACTGATGGTATTGACAACACTGACGATGTTATAGGAGTATTGTCTCTCATCATCTATACCATAGCGCTCGTACCCCTACTTAAATATGTCTTCATCGTGCTATGGGCTAATGACAATGGTGATG GGGGAACATTTGCACTGTATTCCTTGATGTGCCGACATGCAAAGGTGAGCTTaactccaaataaccaaccagAAGACAGGGAGCTATCTAACTACAAACTTGAAACACCGTCCAACGAGTTAAAACGATCCCAAACCATCAAGAAGAAGCTCGAGAATAGTAAGATTGCCAAATACATCCTTTTCCTTGTCACCATTATGGGAACTTCAATGGTTATTGGAGATGGGGTTCTTACTCCTTGCATTTCAG TTCTTTCTGCTGTGAGCGGGATCAAGTCACTAGGCTCAG ATGCTGTTGTGGGGATTTCTATAGCAATCTTGATCTTACTGTTTGCTGTTCAACAATTTGGCACTGATAAAGTTGGATTCACATTTGCACCTATTATCCTGGTGTGGTTCATGTTCATCGGTGGCATCGGACTTTACAACTTATTCAAATATGACATTGGTGTATTACGTGCATTCAATCCAAAATACATCATCGATTTCTTTAGAAGAAATGGGAAAAAGGGATGGGTATCCCTTGGAGGAATATTTCTCTGCGTTACtg GGACGGAGGCCATGTTTGCTGATCTGGGTCACTTCAGTGTCAAAGCAATCCAA GTGAGTTTCTCTTGCATCACATTTCCTGCATTAATAATTGCATATAGTGGGCAAGCAGCGTTCCTCAGAAAGTTCCCAGGGAAGGTGGAGAACACATTCTATGACTCAATACCAG ACCCTTTGTACTGGCCAACGTTCATTGTGGCGGTAGCAGCTGCCATCATTGCCAGCCAAGCTATGATAACTGGAGCATTTTCAATTATCTCTCAATCCCTAAGTTTGGGTTGTTTTCCAAGAGTTAAGGTTGTTCATACCTCTGCAAAGTATGAGGGTCAAGTATACATACCTGAGATCAACTACCTGCTCATGGTTGCTTGTGTAATAGTCACTGCAGCCTTTAAGACCACGGAAAAAATTGGCAATGCGTATG GAATTGCAGTGGTTAGTGTTATGGTGATAACAACATGTTTGCTTACTCTAATAATGCTAGTGATATGGAAAACTAGCATATGGTTGATTGGTCTGTTCTTTATGGTGTTCTTTTGTATCGAGGTGGTTTATGCATCTGCGGTGATGTACAAATTCATTCACGGCGGTTACCTTCCTCtggtcttttcttttttccttatgGTAATCATGGGGATTTGGCATTATGTGCACCATCAAAGATACATGTTCGAGCTCAAGAATAAGGTTTCTAGTGAATACATGAAACAATTGGCCTCTGACCCCAACATAAACCGTGTGCCAGGAATTGGACTTCTATATTCTGAGCTTGTGCAAGGGATTCCCCCTATATTTTCTCACTTTGTTAACAACATACCGTCCATCCACTCTCTTATAGTTATTGTGTCGATCAAACCTATTCCATTCAGCAAAGTGGCATTGGAGGAAAGGTTTCTATTTCGACAGTTGGAGCCAAGAGATTACCGAATGTTCCGTTGTGTAGCTAGGTATGGTTACAATGACAGAATGGAGGAACCCAAAGAGTTTGAGGAACAACTAGTTGAGAATTTGAAAGAATTTATCCACCATGAGCACTTTGCTCATGAAGGAGAAATAACAAACGAGGCAGTTTCAACTGGACAGTCATTCAATGCTGAAGAATCAGTTCAACAAGTTAACCAACCTCGTCTTTCATCTGGGCGCATTCTATCATTCAATACTGCTAGGTCAACATCTAATCGAATAGTCTCTGCACCCGTCAAAGGAGCTCCCGAGGAAATGCAGTTTGTGCAAGAGGCTATGGAGAAAGGCATAGTTTATCTGCTGGGAGAGACAGAAGTGGTGGCAGAAGCGAACTCGTCATTGTTCAAGAGGATAGTTGTCAACCATGTCTACAGTTTCTTGAGGAAAAACTTTAGGCAAGGGGAGCAAATCATGAGAATCCCACGGACTAGGCTTCTCAGGGTTGGAATGACCTATGAGATATGA